The DNA segment CTTTCTAGGCTGCAACTAGAGCAGCTTCATAAACTTCCTGTGGAGTTCTATAATCAATAGAACTATGAATTCTTTTACGGTTATACCAGGATTCAATATATTCAAATATTGCTTTGTACGCAACATTGAAATCATAGTATTTATGATGGTTTACTTCTTCCTTTTTTAATACAGAATGGAAGGATTCTATACAGGCGTTAT comes from the Garciella nitratireducens DSM 15102 genome and includes:
- a CDS encoding integrase core domain-containing protein; the encoded protein is HSDLGTQYTSHIFEDYLFSKGIIHSYSRKGNPYDNACIESFHSVLKKEEVNHHKYYDFNVAYKAIFEYIESWYNRKRIHSSIDYRTPQEVYEAALVAA